Proteins encoded together in one Hymenobacter monticola window:
- a CDS encoding UDP-N-acetylmuramoyl-L-alanyl-D-glutamate--2,6-diaminopimelate ligase translates to MISLPLFSLLTDVTVLTQHGPTDVPITGLTLDSREAAPGVAFFALRGTATDGHKFIEGAVEKGLAAVVCEELPAVLNPATAYVLVKDSAEALGHMAAAFHGHPSRQLKLVGVTGTNGKTTCATLLHKLLRELGYHAGLLSTVQNQIDEEVIPSTHTTPDAIRLNALLARMVAAGCTHACMEVSSHAVAQHRITGLRFAGGMFTNLTHDHLDYHGTFDNYLKAKKAFFDGLPKTAFALTNADDKRGPVMLQNTAARRETYSLRGAATFRAKLVANEVHGLHLEIDGREILFRLIGVFNAYNLLAVYGAAVLLGEDPTEVLTILSGLTTAPGRFEPVLSGQQAITGIIDYAHTPDALENVLQTLHEIRQPSQQIITVVGCGGNRDAAKRPIMANLAARLSNKVVLTSDNPRFEDPLAILAQMQAGVTAPDSAKVQTVADRRAAIETAVALAGPHDIVLVAGKGHENYQDIRGVKSHFDDKEVLTEVFSQLNK, encoded by the coding sequence ATGATTTCGCTGCCGCTCTTTTCTCTGCTTACCGATGTAACTGTGCTCACCCAGCACGGCCCCACCGATGTGCCCATTACCGGCCTCACCCTCGATTCGCGCGAGGCGGCGCCGGGCGTGGCCTTTTTCGCCCTGCGCGGCACGGCCACCGATGGGCACAAGTTCATTGAGGGCGCGGTGGAAAAGGGGCTGGCGGCCGTGGTTTGTGAAGAGCTGCCGGCTGTGCTGAACCCGGCCACGGCCTACGTGCTGGTGAAGGACTCGGCCGAAGCCCTAGGCCATATGGCAGCCGCGTTTCACGGCCACCCCTCGCGACAGTTGAAGCTAGTGGGTGTGACGGGCACCAACGGCAAAACCACCTGCGCCACGCTGCTGCACAAGCTCTTGCGCGAGCTGGGCTACCACGCCGGCCTGCTCAGCACGGTGCAGAACCAGATTGACGAGGAAGTCATTCCGAGCACCCACACCACGCCCGACGCCATCCGCCTGAATGCGCTGCTGGCCCGCATGGTGGCCGCCGGCTGCACCCACGCCTGCATGGAGGTGAGCAGCCACGCCGTGGCCCAGCACCGCATCACGGGCCTGCGCTTCGCGGGCGGCATGTTCACCAACCTCACCCACGACCACCTCGACTACCACGGCACGTTCGACAACTACCTGAAGGCCAAAAAAGCCTTCTTCGACGGCCTGCCCAAAACCGCTTTCGCCCTCACCAACGCCGACGACAAGCGCGGCCCGGTGATGCTGCAAAACACCGCCGCCCGCCGCGAAACTTACTCCCTGCGCGGCGCGGCCACCTTCCGCGCCAAGCTGGTGGCCAATGAAGTGCACGGCCTGCACCTCGAAATCGACGGCCGCGAAATCCTCTTCCGCCTCATCGGCGTGTTCAATGCCTATAACCTGCTGGCCGTGTATGGCGCGGCCGTATTGCTGGGCGAGGACCCCACCGAAGTCCTGACCATCCTCTCGGGCCTGACCACGGCGCCGGGCCGCTTCGAGCCGGTGCTTTCGGGCCAGCAGGCCATCACGGGCATCATCGACTACGCCCACACGCCCGACGCGCTGGAAAACGTGCTGCAAACCCTGCACGAAATCCGCCAGCCCAGCCAGCAAATCATCACGGTAGTGGGCTGCGGCGGCAACCGCGACGCGGCTAAGCGCCCCATCATGGCCAACCTAGCGGCCCGCTTGTCCAACAAGGTCGTCCTGACTTCCGACAACCCGCGCTTCGAAGACCCGCTGGCCATTCTGGCCCAGATGCAGGCCGGCGTAACCGCGCCGGACTCGGCCAAAGTGCAGACCGTGGCCGACCGCCGCGCCGCCATTGAAACCGCCGTGGCGCTGGCCGGCCCGCACGACATTGTGCTGGTGGCCGGCAAAGGCCACGAAAATTATCAGGACATTCGCGGCGTCAAGTCGCATTTCGATGATAAGGAGGTGCTAACCGAAGTCTTTTCTCAACTGAATAAATAG
- a CDS encoding FtsW/RodA/SpoVE family cell cycle protein translates to MEPVKIWLQRNLKGDPILWAIVLLFSFISIAVVYSATGTLAYRNEMHGRSGSAVEMIALKHTALIVAGLGLMWLAHRVDYRYYSRLALYALLISVPLLLFTYLLGGETNGASRWMTIPVINQTFQPSDLAKLALISHLASMLSRRQQHLDDFWSTLFPVMLWVGIICGLIALTNASTASLLFATCLLLMFIGRVPLRQMLVMVVIGVTVGGTALASGQRWKTVQSRLTNFSDPTKKTPFQLEHSYIAIATGGIAGKGPGKSTERNILPHPYSDFIYAIIIEEYGLIGGAVVLLLYMAFLYRGLKTVMNSYGAFGGLLSAGLSFSLVMQALVNMGVAVGLGPITGLPLPLLSMGGTSLIFTGISIGIILAVSRGEPEVRPMTGEDPDAARIPSQRTAYA, encoded by the coding sequence ATGGAACCCGTAAAAATCTGGCTGCAGCGCAACCTCAAAGGCGACCCCATCTTGTGGGCCATTGTGCTGCTGTTTTCCTTTATCAGCATTGCGGTGGTGTATTCCGCCACCGGCACGCTGGCCTATCGCAACGAGATGCACGGCCGCTCGGGCTCGGCCGTGGAGATGATTGCGCTCAAGCACACGGCCCTGATTGTGGCGGGCCTGGGGCTGATGTGGCTGGCGCACCGCGTCGACTACCGCTATTACTCGCGCCTGGCGCTGTACGCGCTGCTGATTTCGGTGCCGCTGCTGCTGTTCACCTACCTGCTGGGCGGCGAAACCAACGGCGCCTCGCGCTGGATGACCATCCCGGTTATCAACCAAACCTTTCAGCCGTCTGACTTGGCCAAGCTGGCCCTGATTTCGCACCTGGCCAGCATGCTCAGCCGCCGCCAGCAGCACCTCGACGACTTCTGGAGCACGCTGTTTCCGGTGATGCTGTGGGTGGGCATCATCTGCGGCCTCATCGCCCTCACCAACGCTTCCACCGCCTCGCTGCTGTTTGCTACCTGCCTGCTGCTCATGTTCATCGGCCGCGTGCCGCTGCGGCAGATGCTGGTGATGGTGGTGATTGGGGTGACGGTAGGTGGCACGGCCCTGGCCAGCGGGCAACGCTGGAAAACCGTGCAATCGCGCCTCACCAACTTCTCCGACCCCACCAAGAAAACCCCGTTCCAGCTCGAACACAGCTACATCGCCATTGCCACGGGCGGCATTGCGGGCAAAGGCCCCGGCAAAAGCACCGAGCGCAACATCCTGCCGCACCCTTATTCTGACTTCATCTATGCCATCATCATCGAAGAATACGGCCTGATAGGCGGCGCCGTGGTGCTGCTGCTCTACATGGCCTTTCTTTATCGAGGGCTAAAAACGGTGATGAATAGTTACGGAGCTTTCGGCGGGCTACTTTCGGCGGGGCTTAGTTTTAGTCTGGTCATGCAGGCGCTGGTAAATATGGGCGTGGCTGTGGGCTTGGGCCCCATCACCGGCCTGCCGCTGCCGCTGCTGAGCATGGGCGGCACCTCGCTCATTTTCACCGGCATCAGCATTGGCATCATCCTGGCCGTGAGCCGCGGCGAGCCGGAAGTGCGCCCCATGACCGGTGAAGACCCCGACGCGGCCCGCATCCCCAGCCAGCGCACGGCGTATGCGTAG
- a CDS encoding FtsL-like putative cell division protein — translation MAANTLRPTDSPRRSNVPREVAPPAPEVLPEAAVVEAPAPEPAPEPAPVREKRPRKPSPEPARPRSSWSLFSLLDRLTSVDSLFRDGLPVRYLPKLLFVMLLVLVYIGNTHYGNRMNRNILRLKQETEDLRADYTTLKSDYMEASKQSEVARRVAAFGLVESSSPPFRITVPKGHLDAAELELMPVLTADTLAARAARDSAAAEQADVQAGRRRREAFETGVDSGPEIIAPPQALDGDSAAASAPVVRPAVAPRATTPKAKSKPAKPAAAAKKNTAGSKAKAAAPKAAARKAKPSDKQAVRSHSR, via the coding sequence ATGGCCGCCAATACGCTCAGACCCACCGACAGCCCGCGCCGGTCCAACGTGCCCCGCGAGGTCGCCCCGCCGGCCCCCGAAGTGCTGCCCGAGGCGGCCGTGGTGGAGGCGCCGGCCCCCGAACCCGCGCCCGAGCCGGCCCCGGTGCGCGAGAAACGCCCCCGCAAACCCTCGCCCGAGCCCGCCCGGCCCCGTAGCTCGTGGAGTTTGTTCTCGCTGCTCGACCGGCTAACCAGCGTCGACAGCCTGTTTCGGGATGGCCTGCCGGTGCGCTACCTGCCTAAGCTGCTGTTTGTGATGCTGTTGGTGCTGGTTTATATCGGCAACACGCACTACGGTAACCGCATGAACCGCAACATCCTGCGTCTCAAGCAGGAAACTGAAGACCTGCGCGCCGACTACACTACCCTGAAATCGGACTACATGGAGGCCAGCAAGCAGAGCGAGGTGGCCCGCCGAGTGGCCGCCTTCGGGCTGGTGGAAAGCTCCTCGCCACCCTTCCGCATCACGGTGCCCAAGGGCCACCTCGACGCGGCGGAGCTGGAGCTGATGCCCGTGCTCACGGCCGACACGCTGGCCGCCCGCGCCGCCCGCGACTCGGCCGCCGCCGAGCAGGCCGATGTGCAGGCGGGCCGTCGTCGCCGCGAAGCCTTCGAAACCGGCGTGGACAGCGGACCCGAAATCATTGCTCCGCCTCAAGCCCTGGACGGCGACTCGGCCGCCGCCAGTGCGCCGGTGGTGCGGCCAGCGGTGGCCCCCCGGGCTACAACGCCCAAAGCCAAGAGCAAACCCGCTAAGCCGGCCGCGGCCGCCAAGAAAAATACCGCTGGCAGCAAAGCCAAAGCTGCCGCTCCCAAAGCGGCGGCGCGCAAAGCCAAACCCTCCGATAAGCAAGCCGTTAGAAGCCATTCCCGATGA
- the murD gene encoding UDP-N-acetylmuramoyl-L-alanine--D-glutamate ligase, whose product MTDRKNIVILGAAESGVGAALLAQAKGHSVFVSDRGAIQADYKQQLAQAGIEFEENQHTLARILAADEVVKSPGIPEKAPVIQALREKQIPIISEIELAGRYTRAKCICITGTNGKTTTTLLTYHLLKEAGLSVGLAGNVGYSLAEQVIEDKFDYYVVELSSFQLDDTHDFQPWVAILLNITPDHLDRYGYSLEQYAQAKLRITRNLDSSGAFIYNADDEVTGKYFQSAFLQTRLLPFSMHRRRDIQLAGYYIAEDLLCTNLAPGLDDEGVELSTTNSPLIGQHNRQNTLAAVLAARFAGLETEQIEAALATFHNADHRLQLVGEINGARYINDSKATNVEAAWYALDGIHQPIVWIAGGTDKGNDYSSLLGLAERRVKALICLGIDNAKLRTTFDPIVPHVEETQSMTDAVARAVALAAPGDVVLLSPCCASFDLFKNYEDRGRQFAAAVTELGNEGRGVGG is encoded by the coding sequence ATGACCGACCGGAAGAACATTGTCATTCTAGGAGCCGCCGAAAGCGGAGTAGGAGCTGCGCTGCTAGCGCAAGCCAAGGGGCATTCCGTGTTCGTGTCGGACCGCGGCGCCATCCAGGCCGACTATAAGCAACAGCTCGCCCAAGCCGGCATCGAGTTTGAAGAAAACCAGCACACGCTGGCGCGCATTCTGGCGGCCGATGAAGTGGTGAAAAGTCCCGGCATCCCCGAGAAGGCGCCGGTGATTCAGGCGCTGCGCGAGAAGCAGATTCCCATCATTTCCGAGATTGAGCTGGCTGGGCGCTATACCCGCGCCAAGTGCATCTGCATCACGGGCACCAATGGTAAGACGACCACCACACTGCTCACCTACCACCTGCTAAAGGAGGCAGGCCTGAGCGTGGGCCTGGCCGGCAACGTGGGCTATTCACTGGCCGAGCAGGTCATCGAGGATAAATTCGACTATTACGTGGTGGAGCTGAGCAGCTTCCAGCTCGATGATACCCACGACTTCCAGCCCTGGGTGGCCATCCTGCTCAACATCACCCCCGACCACCTCGACCGCTACGGCTACTCGCTTGAACAGTACGCCCAGGCCAAGCTGCGCATCACCCGCAACCTGGACAGCAGCGGCGCTTTCATTTACAACGCCGATGACGAGGTGACGGGCAAGTATTTCCAATCGGCCTTCCTGCAGACGCGCCTATTGCCCTTCAGCATGCACCGTCGGCGCGACATTCAACTGGCGGGCTACTATATAGCCGAAGACCTGCTGTGCACCAACCTGGCGCCCGGCCTCGATGACGAAGGCGTAGAGCTGAGCACCACCAATTCGCCCCTCATCGGCCAGCACAACCGCCAAAACACGCTGGCCGCCGTACTGGCCGCCCGCTTCGCCGGCCTCGAAACCGAGCAGATTGAAGCCGCCCTGGCCACCTTCCACAACGCCGACCACCGCCTGCAGCTGGTGGGCGAAATCAACGGCGCCCGCTACATCAACGACAGCAAGGCCACCAACGTGGAAGCCGCCTGGTACGCCCTCGATGGCATTCATCAGCCGATAGTTTGGATTGCGGGCGGCACCGACAAGGGCAACGACTACAGCAGCCTGCTGGGCCTAGCCGAGCGCCGCGTGAAAGCCCTCATCTGCCTCGGCATAGACAACGCCAAACTCCGCACCACTTTCGACCCCATCGTGCCGCACGTGGAGGAAACCCAAAGCATGACCGACGCCGTGGCCCGCGCCGTAGCCCTGGCCGCTCCCGGCGACGTGGTGCTGCTTTCGCCCTGCTGCGCCAGCTTCGACCTTTTCAAGAATTACGAAGACCGCGGCCGGCAATTCGCCGCCGCCGTGACAGAATTAGGTAATGAGGGTAGGGGGGTAGGAGGGTAA
- the rsmH gene encoding 16S rRNA (cytosine(1402)-N(4))-methyltransferase RsmH — MSDYANDTAYHRPVMLAQCLAGLDLRPDGRYVDVTFGGGGHSARILEKLTTGHLYSFDQDADAEAEAQKLIRPQFTFVKANFRDLTAELQAHNALPVDGLLADLGVSSHQFDTPERGFSTRFDGPLDMRMDPDGPLTAADVLNDYKEADLHRIFGMYGEVTNARTLAQAVAAGRRGRRLETIGELKQAIQPCTPRGKENKYLAQVFQALRIEVNQEMEALQEMLLQTAEVLRPGGRLVVMSYHSLEDRLVKNFIAKGKFFGAVEKDFFGNESKPFEALNRKPEEADADEIALNSRARSAKLRVAIKN, encoded by the coding sequence ATGAGCGACTACGCCAACGATACCGCCTACCACCGCCCCGTGATGCTGGCCCAGTGCCTGGCCGGGCTCGACCTGCGCCCCGACGGCCGCTACGTCGACGTCACCTTCGGTGGGGGAGGGCATTCGGCCCGCATCCTGGAAAAACTCACCACGGGCCACCTCTACAGCTTCGACCAGGACGCCGACGCCGAAGCCGAAGCACAAAAGTTAATTCGCCCTCAATTTACATTTGTTAAGGCTAACTTTCGGGATTTAACTGCTGAACTACAGGCACATAATGCGTTGCCGGTTGATGGCCTGCTGGCCGACCTGGGCGTGAGCTCGCACCAGTTCGATACGCCCGAGCGGGGCTTTTCGACCCGTTTCGATGGCCCGCTGGATATGCGCATGGACCCCGACGGCCCGCTCACCGCAGCCGACGTGCTGAACGATTACAAAGAAGCCGACCTGCACCGCATCTTCGGCATGTACGGTGAGGTGACCAACGCCCGCACCCTGGCCCAGGCCGTGGCGGCGGGGCGGCGCGGGCGGCGCCTCGAAACCATCGGCGAGTTGAAGCAGGCCATTCAGCCCTGCACGCCGCGCGGCAAGGAGAACAAGTACCTCGCGCAGGTCTTCCAGGCCTTGCGCATCGAGGTGAACCAGGAAATGGAAGCCCTGCAGGAAATGCTGCTGCAAACCGCCGAAGTGCTGCGCCCCGGCGGCCGGCTGGTAGTGATGAGCTACCACTCGCTGGAAGACCGGCTGGTGAAAAATTTCATTGCCAAGGGCAAGTTTTTTGGCGCCGTCGAAAAAGACTTCTTTGGCAATGAAAGCAAGCCCTTTGAGGCCCTCAACCGCAAGCCGGAGGAGGCCGACGCCGACGAAATTGCGCTGAACAGCCGGGCCCGGAGTGCTAAATTGCGGGTTGCAATCAAAAATTAG
- the mraY gene encoding phospho-N-acetylmuramoyl-pentapeptide-transferase: MLYYLFRYLHEHFHLPGTGVFQYTTFRAGLAVVISLLIAQTFGHRLIKLLQRKQVGESIRDLGLQGQNEKKGTPTMGGLIIILAILVPVILLARLRNIYIILMILSTVWLGLIGFLDDYIKVFRKNKEGLSGRFKVLGQVGLGITVGWVLFYSNEITVREYLLPNGTFSAIEASKVFKDVHLMITTVPFMKNNELNYGDLFASAGTLFNGLYGLLYIPIVIFLITAVSNGANITDGLDGLAAGTSAIIGITLAIFAFVSGNALLADYLDVMFIPDSGELVIFCTAFVGACIGFLWYNSYPAQVFMGDTGSLALGGIIAVLALIVRKELLIPVLCGVFLIENLSVIVQVSYFKYTRKKYGEGRRLLRMSPLHHHYQKLGYHESKIVSRFWIVGIMLAVITLVTLKLR; this comes from the coding sequence ATGCTTTATTACCTCTTCCGTTACCTGCACGAACATTTCCACCTGCCCGGCACCGGGGTGTTTCAGTACACCACGTTCCGGGCCGGGCTGGCGGTGGTCATTTCCCTGCTCATCGCCCAAACGTTCGGCCATCGCCTTATTAAGCTGCTCCAACGCAAGCAGGTGGGCGAAAGCATCCGCGACCTTGGCCTGCAGGGGCAGAACGAGAAAAAAGGCACTCCCACTATGGGCGGCCTCATCATTATCCTGGCTATTCTGGTGCCAGTGATTTTGCTGGCTCGTTTGCGCAACATCTACATCATTCTCATGATACTGAGCACAGTATGGCTGGGCTTGATTGGCTTTCTGGACGACTACATCAAGGTATTTCGTAAGAATAAAGAAGGCCTGAGCGGCCGTTTCAAAGTGCTGGGGCAGGTGGGGCTGGGCATCACGGTGGGCTGGGTGCTGTTTTACAGCAACGAAATCACCGTGCGCGAGTATCTGCTGCCCAACGGTACCTTCTCGGCCATTGAGGCAAGTAAGGTGTTCAAGGACGTGCACTTGATGATTACCACGGTGCCGTTTATGAAAAACAACGAGCTGAACTACGGCGACTTATTCGCCTCGGCCGGCACATTGTTCAACGGCCTCTACGGCCTGCTTTACATCCCCATCGTCATCTTCCTGATTACGGCCGTGAGCAACGGCGCCAACATCACCGACGGCCTCGACGGGCTGGCGGCGGGCACCTCGGCCATCATCGGCATCACGCTGGCCATCTTTGCCTTCGTGAGCGGCAACGCGCTGCTGGCTGATTACCTGGATGTTATGTTCATCCCTGACTCGGGAGAGCTGGTTATTTTCTGCACCGCCTTTGTGGGCGCCTGCATTGGGTTTTTGTGGTACAACAGCTACCCGGCGCAGGTTTTCATGGGCGACACGGGCTCGCTGGCTTTGGGCGGCATTATTGCGGTGCTGGCGCTTATTGTGCGGAAGGAATTGCTCATTCCGGTGCTTTGTGGCGTGTTTCTGATTGAAAACCTGTCGGTTATCGTGCAGGTGAGCTACTTCAAATACACGCGCAAGAAGTACGGGGAGGGCCGCCGCCTGCTGCGGATGTCGCCCCTGCACCACCACTACCAGAAGCTGGGTTACCACGAGTCCAAAATCGTGTCGCGCTTCTGGATTGTGGGCATCATGCTGGCTGTCATTACTTTGGTAACGCTGAAATTGCGCTAA
- a CDS encoding penicillin-binding protein, whose amino-acid sequence MKGSVKKSIVTRVRLAFLGVAVFSSAIFWKATKIQFQEGAKWRALEQERRISYQSVPATRGNIYSDNESIMATSLPFYRVAWDPGVVDDEVFKANVDSLAYRLSHFFGDRSVQEYKRRLINARTAKMRYIRLNSRQINFQEKKQLANWPIFRAKRNRGGAIFEKVDKRFRPFGGLAQRTIGFVNEDKHGAGLEYTFEQSLAGKPGEALFERVPGGVKPVFDGTEIKPLPGYDVKTTLDINLQDVAENALYKSLVDNNAQYGCVILMEVATGEIKAVANLGKASDDTYKEDYNYAFADQGRTEPGSTFKLASMMALFEARPEVTLDDVVDTGNGRMYVGGAVKSDSHGYGRITVQQVFEKSSNIGVAKLVDKYFSGNPNEYTDYLKKFGLDKPLGFQMAGEALPYVKDPKDRSWSRTSLTTMSIGYELKLAPLQTLAFYNAVANGGVKVQPMIVREIKQADQVLQRNEPKVLNQKICSDATLAKVKAMMEGVVLAGTARSIRPKDYSIAGKTGTAWKFKNGQYTKTYSTSFCGYFPADKPKYSCIVVVDSPRNGRIYGADVAAPVFREVADKCMARDLLSQRPLLAKARLNKSHVPLVRAGMQDELALVCQKLGLAGNTQATGGEEWVRAASDTAFHARTVALVVNPVRAGRVPQVRGLSLRDALFLLENRGLHVRAVGTGRVREQSLQVGAPIKRGDIITLNLAESGPRLAAPQALPEPEHTDLEENKMLVPVEMETTAKERKSFANGEKAHVQAAVAERSAGVKPNAKARKPAASASKPASAAKAPAKPKETRQPAAGQNPKKAKPAKPAPVVRRA is encoded by the coding sequence ATGAAAGGCAGCGTAAAAAAATCCATCGTCACGCGGGTGCGGCTGGCCTTTTTGGGGGTCGCCGTGTTTTCGTCGGCGATATTCTGGAAAGCCACCAAAATCCAGTTCCAGGAGGGCGCCAAGTGGCGGGCGCTGGAGCAGGAGCGGCGCATCAGCTACCAGTCGGTGCCGGCTACGCGGGGTAACATTTACTCTGACAACGAGAGTATTATGGCCACTTCGCTGCCCTTTTACCGGGTGGCCTGGGACCCGGGCGTGGTCGATGACGAGGTATTTAAGGCTAACGTGGACTCGCTGGCTTACCGGCTGTCGCATTTCTTCGGCGACCGCAGCGTGCAGGAGTACAAGCGGCGCCTGATAAACGCGCGCACCGCCAAAATGCGCTACATCCGTCTCAACTCCCGGCAAATCAACTTTCAGGAGAAGAAGCAGCTGGCTAACTGGCCCATTTTCCGGGCCAAGCGCAACCGCGGCGGGGCCATTTTTGAGAAGGTGGACAAGCGCTTCCGGCCGTTTGGGGGGCTGGCGCAGCGCACCATTGGCTTCGTGAACGAGGACAAGCACGGCGCTGGTCTCGAGTACACCTTCGAGCAAAGCCTGGCCGGCAAGCCAGGCGAGGCCCTGTTTGAACGGGTGCCGGGCGGCGTGAAGCCGGTGTTTGACGGCACCGAAATCAAGCCCCTGCCGGGCTACGACGTGAAAACCACGCTCGACATCAACCTGCAGGACGTGGCCGAAAATGCCCTCTACAAGTCGCTAGTGGACAACAATGCCCAGTATGGCTGCGTGATTCTGATGGAAGTGGCCACCGGCGAAATCAAGGCCGTAGCCAACCTGGGCAAGGCCTCGGACGACACCTATAAAGAGGACTACAACTACGCCTTTGCCGACCAGGGCCGCACCGAGCCGGGCTCCACGTTCAAGCTGGCCTCGATGATGGCCTTGTTCGAGGCCCGGCCTGAAGTGACGCTCGACGACGTGGTGGACACCGGCAACGGCCGCATGTACGTGGGCGGGGCCGTGAAATCGGACTCGCACGGTTACGGCCGCATCACGGTGCAGCAGGTGTTTGAGAAGTCGAGCAACATCGGCGTGGCGAAGCTGGTCGATAAATACTTTTCGGGCAATCCGAACGAGTACACCGACTACCTGAAGAAGTTCGGGCTCGACAAACCCCTGGGCTTCCAGATGGCCGGCGAAGCCCTGCCCTACGTGAAAGACCCCAAGGACCGCAGCTGGAGCCGCACCTCGCTCACCACCATGAGCATTGGCTACGAGCTCAAGCTAGCTCCGCTGCAAACCCTGGCCTTCTACAACGCCGTGGCCAATGGCGGTGTGAAGGTGCAGCCCATGATAGTGCGCGAAATCAAGCAGGCCGACCAAGTGCTGCAGCGCAACGAGCCCAAGGTGCTGAACCAAAAAATCTGCTCCGATGCCACGCTGGCCAAAGTGAAGGCCATGATGGAAGGGGTGGTGCTGGCCGGCACCGCCCGCAGCATCCGGCCCAAGGACTACAGCATTGCCGGCAAAACCGGCACGGCCTGGAAGTTCAAGAACGGCCAGTACACCAAGACGTACTCGACCAGCTTCTGCGGCTACTTCCCGGCCGACAAGCCCAAGTACAGCTGCATTGTGGTGGTCGACTCGCCCCGCAACGGCCGCATCTACGGCGCCGACGTGGCCGCGCCGGTGTTCCGCGAAGTGGCCGACAAATGCATGGCCCGCGACCTGCTCAGCCAGCGCCCCCTGCTGGCCAAGGCCCGCCTAAACAAGAGCCACGTGCCCTTGGTGCGCGCTGGCATGCAGGACGAGCTGGCGCTGGTGTGCCAGAAGCTAGGCTTGGCCGGCAACACCCAGGCCACCGGCGGCGAAGAGTGGGTGCGCGCGGCTTCCGACACGGCCTTCCACGCCCGGACCGTGGCGCTGGTGGTGAACCCTGTGCGCGCCGGCCGCGTGCCGCAGGTGCGCGGGTTGAGCTTGCGCGATGCGCTGTTTCTGCTGGAAAACCGGGGCCTGCACGTGCGGGCCGTGGGCACCGGCCGCGTGCGCGAGCAGTCGCTGCAAGTGGGCGCGCCCATCAAGCGCGGCGACATTATCACGCTGAACCTGGCCGAATCGGGCCCGCGTCTGGCGGCGCCGCAAGCCCTGCCTGAGCCCGAGCACACCGACCTGGAAGAGAACAAGATGCTGGTGCCCGTGGAGATGGAAACTACAGCCAAGGAACGCAAGTCCTTTGCCAACGGCGAAAAAGCCCATGTGCAGGCTGCCGTAGCCGAACGCTCGGCCGGCGTAAAGCCGAACGCCAAAGCCAGGAAGCCCGCTGCTTCGGCAAGCAAACCCGCATCGGCCGCGAAAGCGCCTGCTAAACCCAAAGAAACCCGCCAACCGGCCGCCGGCCAGAACCCCAAAAAGGCCAAGCCGGCCAAGCCCGCCCCGGTCGTGCGCCGCGCCTGA
- the mraZ gene encoding division/cell wall cluster transcriptional repressor MraZ encodes MNLLSGEYECKLDPKGRLVLPAKVKGNLPEQSGNQLVLVRGFEPCLVLYPRAAWQVIHEKVMALDEFNEEYRQFQRNFFRGMTEVELDSISRFMLPRTMLRYAGIEKEAIIVGLGNRCEIWDPARYDEFLIKDQQSFSKLAQKFLSVETPATSGPAA; translated from the coding sequence ATGAATCTGTTGTCCGGCGAATACGAATGCAAGCTCGACCCCAAGGGGCGGCTTGTGTTGCCGGCCAAAGTGAAAGGCAACCTGCCCGAGCAGTCCGGCAATCAACTCGTGCTTGTGCGCGGCTTCGAGCCCTGCCTGGTGCTCTACCCCCGGGCCGCGTGGCAGGTAATTCACGAAAAGGTGATGGCGCTGGACGAGTTCAACGAGGAATACCGACAATTTCAGCGCAACTTTTTCCGGGGCATGACCGAAGTAGAGCTGGATTCCATCAGCCGGTTTATGCTGCCCCGTACCATGCTGCGCTACGCCGGCATCGAGAAAGAAGCCATTATTGTGGGCCTCGGCAACCGCTGTGAAATCTGGGACCCCGCCCGCTACGACGAGTTCCTGATTAAAGACCAACAAAGCTTTAGTAAGTTGGCCCAGAAGTTTTTGTCGGTTGAAACGCCCGCCACCAGCGGCCCTGCAGCATGA